One window of the Mycobacteriales bacterium genome contains the following:
- a CDS encoding HAD family hydrolase, with product MTAPIEAVLFDWGGTLTPFHDIDLPELWRAAAEVLAPDRVDDLAAALVEVELACWDRTSGTMASFTVDDVLRAASESLGLDVEDAVHSLATDAYRGGWGPHLVARPDAVDVVRAVKGRGLRTGVLSNTHWPRHWHEEALAEDGLLEHLDARVYTSELAYMKPHPEAFGALLAAVDVDPLRSVFVGDRLYDDISGAQALGMRTVWIRNDRVPAYDVMPDAVIAELSELIAVIDDWR from the coding sequence GTGACGGCGCCGATCGAGGCGGTGCTGTTCGACTGGGGCGGCACGCTGACGCCGTTTCATGACATCGACCTGCCCGAGCTCTGGCGAGCGGCGGCCGAGGTGCTCGCGCCCGACCGCGTCGATGACCTCGCTGCCGCGTTGGTGGAGGTCGAGCTCGCCTGCTGGGACCGCACCAGCGGGACGATGGCCAGCTTCACGGTCGACGATGTGCTGCGTGCGGCGAGCGAGTCGCTCGGCCTGGACGTCGAGGACGCGGTGCACTCGCTTGCCACCGACGCCTACCGCGGAGGGTGGGGACCGCATCTCGTTGCCCGCCCCGACGCGGTCGATGTGGTGCGTGCGGTGAAGGGGCGCGGCCTGCGCACCGGCGTGCTCTCCAACACGCATTGGCCGCGGCACTGGCACGAGGAGGCGCTGGCCGAGGACGGTCTGCTCGAGCACCTCGACGCCCGCGTCTACACCAGCGAGCTGGCGTACATGAAGCCGCATCCGGAGGCGTTCGGTGCGTTGCTGGCGGCAGTCGATGTCGACCCTTTGCGGTCGGTCTTCGTCGGCGACCGGCTCTACGACGACATCAGCGGCGCGCAGGCGCTCGGGATGCGGACGGTCTGGATCCGCAACGACCGCGTCCCGGCGTACGACGTGATGCCGGACGCGGTGATCGCCGAGCTGTCCGA